Below is a genomic region from Candidatus Bathyarchaeia archaeon.
ATAATATGCGTTCTTTCTTTTTTTCAGACATATCCATTCACCTCCATAACTTTAAACATGAGCTGTTGGAGTAGATAATTTCTCAATGACTATTCTACATGGAGTTGGTAATTTTGCTTCAGCTCTCCTAAGGGCCTCTTTAGCGGCTTCTAAGCCGCTCTCATCAACTTGAACCATAATTATCTCCTGATTTGGCTCAACGCGGGCTGCTCTGCCAATGGGTTTACCGAATGCCCTACGCATTCCTTCTTGGAGCCTATCAGCATGAGCGCCAAAAATCATTTTATTCTCTCTTAAAATGACATGTGGAAGAATCATAACACGCATGAAAAATCTATCGCCTAACTTTTCCTGTAAATATCGGTTAGCTGCAACGCGGGCTGCTTCAAGGGCATTGTGTCTAATCTGAACTCTTTTCTCGGATATAAGCGAAACTTTATAAGTGTAATTTTCTGATGGTTTTCCAAAAGTGAACTTAGTTATTTTAGGCTGCGGGGCACCGTGAACATACTCTAGTCTTGTATATGGCATGCCCTTAACTTCACGGTAGTTTCGCGCTTTCATGGTGGCGCATCCCTCTTAGCATAAGAAAAATGCTGATATTTAAACCTTAACATTCAGAATGCTTGATAAGTTTAATCATCTCATTATATTTCATTAAGCAACCACACTTTTATGCGCTGATTAAACTTATCAAGCAATCAGATTGCGCTGATTAAACCCCCTAATCCCATGGAAAACAGTCTATACAAGGCTTAGGCGCTTAAAGGAAATTTAATGGAGAAACACAATATTCGAAGCAAGTATTCAAGATATTCTCATAAATTAGGTTTAGATTATGGGAATAGTGGATGTGCCTAAAATAACTGT
It encodes:
- a CDS encoding 50S ribosomal protein L16, encoding MKARNYREVKGMPYTRLEYVHGAPQPKITKFTFGKPSENYTYKVSLISEKRVQIRHNALEAARVAANRYLQEKLGDRFFMRVMILPHVILRENKMIFGAHADRLQEGMRRAFGKPIGRAARVEPNQEIIMVQVDESGLEAAKEALRRAEAKLPTPCRIVIEKLSTPTAHV